The sequence below is a genomic window from Fusobacterium varium.
TAGGAGCTATTGATCAAAGAAAACCAGATATTGTTCAAGTTGAAAAGTGCATAAGATGTTATGCTTGTGTTAAAGTTTGTACTTTTGATGGTAGAGAGATACCTAATAACCCTCTTGGAAAGATTATAAATTTCTTAGAAACAACTTGTATGGATAGAAAAGAGCCAGAATTATTTTATTAAAATAAAGCTTTTTTAGAGAATTTAATATTATGGTATTTTTTAAATAAAGTTGATAAAAAAGGTTTAGTATAATCACAGTTTTGTCACAATTCCATTGTATAATACTATTAAAATTATATTTTAGGAGGAAATTGTGGAAGATTTATTGTATAAACGTATATCTCAAGATCAAGCTAAAGAGATGATGGACACTTTAGATGATTATATTATCTTAGATGTGAGAACAGAATTAGAATTTAAATATGGACATATTCCAAATGCTATAAATATTCCTAATGAAGAGATAGGACACTTTGATCCTTTAAATTTAGAGAACAAAAGCAAACCTATTTTTGTTTATTGTAGAAGTGGGCATAGAAGTCTACAAGCATCTGCAAAATTAGCTTTAATGGGTTATGATAATATATATGAATTTGGTGGAATTATCACTTGGGAATATGAGATAACTAAATAAGAGAGAGCCGAAGAAACTATTTTTTCTTCGGCTTTTTTGATTACAAATTATATTTTTTATAAGCATTAGTATATTTTATTTTAAACCACTCTCTCAAGCTTTGAGGCTCAAGAATCTCAATCTCATCAAGAAAATATGCAAAATAACGTTTTGCCTTCTCCTCAGAGCATTGAAACTCATAAAATTCATTATTTTTTGATATAATTTCAGGTCTATTTATATTAAGAAGCTTTAAAATTCTCTCTCCCTCAGGAGTTAAAATAGCTTTTATCTTCTTATCTTGTGATAAAAATGGATCAAAATTAAGAATAACTTTCTCTACAAACTCCATATCTTCCCAAACTTGTACCTCTCTAGTTATAAAAACTGTATCTATATTATAAATATGATAGTTCCTATATTTATTTTCTAAAAAATCATAGCAAAATAGATAATTTGCCAATTCTAACTTTGAACTTCCTATAAAAAATGGAAGAATAGTAACCTCTCTCTTATCATTGAAGTGTATCTTAACTTTCCTTTTCTCCTTTATTCCAATCTCTAATCTCTCAATAACTGATTTAAAAACAAATAACTCTCTATTTTTTCGAGATTGATTTGTATATTTATGTAGAAGTTTTCTAAAAAAATCAGCCTCTATCTGAATATTTTTTTCACACAGAAAATCGTAATAAATCTTAAAATTACTTTTATTTAGATTAAACTGAATAATATCTTTTTCTCCATCAAAAATTGTATCATCATTTAATCTTTCCTCTCTCATATGCTCAAATATATAGTTTAAAAGATAGTTTTTAGTTACCTTAAAAGTTTCACAATCTGACTCAAGAATTTTAATAATGTTTTTAGGAAGAGTAACCCTAATTTTTTTCTCCATAATTAGCACCTTCTTTCTGTAATTTTATCATCTTCTATTTTAACATATAAATTGCTAAAAGGTACATATTACTTTAAATATTTAGCAATATATGGTATATTGAAAGGTAGATAACAATTTTTGTTTAATAAAGGAGTACAAAATAATGAAAAATTTTATCAAAAAATTAAAGGAGAAAATTCTATTAGGTAAAAAAATAGATTTTAAAGAAGCTAAAAAATTAATTGAGATAAAAATAGATGATAGTGAAAACTTAAATGAACTATTTTCTTCAGCTGATGAGATACGTGAAAAGTTTTGTGGTAATAGTTTCGATCTTTGCACAATTATCAATGCAAAATCTGGAAAATGTAGTGAAGATTGTAAATATTGTGCTCAGTCTAGCCATTTTAAAACAAATACCAGCGTATATCCTCTAGTTAGTGAAAATATAGCCCTTGAAGAGGCTAAAAAAGTTGAAGCAGAGGGAGCACATAGATTTTCTCTTGTAACAAGTGGAAAGGGAATCTTAGATAATAGTGAAGAACTATATAAATTAGAAAATATCTATAAAAAATTAAAAGATGAAACTACTCTTTCTTTATGTGCCTCACATGGAATTTGTAGCAAAGAGGTATTATCTAAATTAAAAAAAGCAGGGGTTACAACTTATCACCACAATCTTGAAGCTTGTGCAGATTTTTATCCTAATATTTGCTCAACACATACACATGAAGATAGAGTTAAAACTGTTTTAGCTGCTAAAGAGGCTGGTTTAAAAGTGTGTAGTGGGGGTATTTTAGGTTTAGGTGAAACACCTATTGATAGAATAAAACTTGCCTTTGAGTTAAGAGAATTAGACATTGACTCTGTACCTATCAATATTTTAACCCCTATACCTGGGACACCTCTTGAAAATTCTCAAGAGATTGAACCACTTGAACTTGTAAAAACTATGGCAGTATTTAGATTTATTCTACCTAATAAAGCTTTGAGATATGCAGGGGGGAGAGTAAAACTTAGAGAGTTCCAAAGTCTAGGAATAAGAGCTGGAATAAATTCAGCTTTAACAGGAAACTTTTTAACTACAACAGGAAATACAATTGAAAGTGATAAAAAAATGATAAGAGGCGAGGGATATGAAATTAAGTAAAGGATACTTTGTAATAGGAACAGATACAGGAATAGGAAAAACTTATGTAAGTACTCTTTTATTTAAAGGAGTTAGTAAAATAGGTGGAACTTACTATAAGCCAGTTCAAAGTGGAGCTTTTGAGATGTTTGGTAAATTAGTATCTCCAGATGTTGAGTTTATGTGTGAATTTAATAAGATACCATATAATAGTGAGATGACTACATATCTTTTAAAACCAGAGGTTTCTCCACATTTAGCTGCTGAAATTGATGATGTTGAAATTGATCCAGAGAAAATTAAAAGTGATTGGTTGGAATTAAAAGAGAGATATAGTACAGTTATTGTAGAGGGAGCAGGGGGATTGTATGTTCCTATAATAAGAAATAGATTCTATATGTATGATCTGATTAAAATGTTAGAAACACCTGTAATTCTAGTTTCTAGTAATCGTGTAGGAACTATTAACCACACTATGATGACTATAAATTGTTTAAAAAATATGGGTATCAAAGTACAAGGAATAATCTTTAATAAGATAGAGAAAAATTTTGATAGAACTGGATATGAAAATGATAATATAAAAGTTATCCAAGATATGAGTGGTATTAAAAATATGATGATTTTAGATTTTGAACAGGAAAGTTTTGATCAAGAGGAATTGATTAGATTTTTAGAATTAAGAGAGGAAGAAAAATAATGAAAGAATTAACAGAACTTCAACAAAAAGATTTACAATATATTTTTCACCCTTGTTCACAGATGAAAGATTATGAAAATCTTCCCCCAATGGTGATAAAAAAAGCTAAGGGAATATATTTAGAAGATGAACTAGGTAATAAGTATATGGATTGTGTTTCTAGCTGGTGGGTAAATCTTTTTGGACACTGTAATGATAGAATAAACAAAGTTATTTGGGAACAGATAAACAATCTTGAACATGTACTTTTTGTTAACTTTTCTCATGAGCCAGCTATTGAGTTAGTTGAAAGATTACATAAAGTTGTACCAAAAGGAATAGATAAATTTTTATTTGCTGATAATGGTTCATCAAGTATTGAAATGGCATTGAAATTAAGCTTTCAATATCATCAGCAAACAGGGTCAAAGGAGAAGAAAAAATTTGTCTCTTTAGTAAATGCTTATCATGGAGAAACAATAGGAGCTTTAGGGGTAGGAGATGTTGATATATTTACCTCTACATATAGACCTTTGATAAAAGAGGGGATAAAAGCTAAAGGACCAGATTGTTTCTATTGTCCTTTTAAGAAAAATTTTGATTGTTGTGAAGCTGAATGTTTCAGTGATATGGAAAATATTATTGAAAACAATCATAAAGAGATAGCTGCTGTTATAATTGAACCTATGGTACAAGGGGCAGCAGGAATGAAGATATACTCTCCTAAATATATAAAAAAATTGAGAGAGATTACAAAAAAATATAATATTCATCTTATAGCCGATGAGATTGCTATGGGATTTGGAAGAACAGGAAAGATGTTTGCTATGGAACATGCTGGAGTTAGTCCAGATATAATGTGTATGGCAAAGGGGCTTTCAGCAGGTTACTACCCTATGTCAATTATCGGTATAACTAATGAGATCTATGATGCTTTCTATTGTGACTATTTAGAGGGAAAATCATTTTTACATTCTCACACATATTCTGGTAACCCTATTGGTTGTAGAATTGCTGTGGAAGTTTTAAAAATATTTGAGGAAGAAAAGATTTTAGATGTTGTTGCTAAAAAAGGAGAGTATCTGAGAAAAAAAGCTACTGAACTTTTTGCTAATCATCCAAATGTTGGAAAGTATAGACAAATAGGTTTAATAGGTGCTTTGGAGTTTGTTAAAAACAAAGAAACAAAAGAACTTTTTGATTCAAAAGAGAGAGCAGGTTATGAAATATATAAGATTGCTCTAAAAAAAGGAGCATTATTAAGACCTCTAGGAAATATAATCTATTTTATGCCACCATATATAATAACTGAAGAGGAAATTGATAAAATGCTTATGATTTGTAAAGAGTCTATTGATGAGTATTTAGCTAGAAAAAAATAACATTTGTTAATGCTCAACTATTTATATATAAAGAAAATATTTAAAAAGAAAAATACTATCATAATATCAACTAAAGCCGTAATTCACTAGAGAATATTAGAATCCCTCAGCGAAATGAAGTTAAGAAAATGCAACGTGTTTGAGACGAAGTCGAGTTTTGCATTTTCAACGGAATGAGCAATAGGGATTCTTTATTCTTTAGTATGGAGGCTAGTTGATATTAAAAATATAAGTTTTGGAAATTAGACTTAAAAAAATAACCTAGTAATATAAAAAAATTGAACTTTAAATTAAATAATCTTTTTTTCTAATCAAATCTCCATTTTAAAATTATTAACCCCTATTGAATTAGCATAACCAGTTCCCCATTTAACTAATGATTCTAAAATAGGTATAAGAGTTTCTCCATGTTCAGTGAGAGTATATTCAACTTTTGGAGGAACCACAGGGTATACCTTTCTATTTATCAACTTATCCTCTTCCAATTCACGAAGTTGCCTTGTTAACATTCTCTCATTTATACTTGGAATAAATCTTTTCAATTCACTATGTCTAGCCACTTTATTTATGCTTATGTAATATAAAATAATTGGTTTCCATTTTCCACCTACAATATCTAATGATGGTAGGAATAATTACTATACCTGTTGAGATAGAGTATTTTGGAAAGAAAGTTACTATTATTAGAAATCTTTTGACTTTTATATTTTCATTTATTGTAGCAGGAGTAATGGGAGTGATATTATGATAAAAAAATTCTTAAATAGATATAAATTCTTTGTTATTCTTTTAATAGTCAATCTAATTTTACTTTTTGCAGCTCCAGAAATTGGAAAAAAATCCTTTAAGATAACTTATGATAATCTTCTAGAGATGTTAGGAGTAATTCCACCTATTTTTATATTATTGGGAATTTTAGATGTATGGTTAAAAAAGGAAACTATGATTAAATATATGGGAAAAGAATCTGGAATTAAAGGGTTATTACTCTCTTTTATAATTGGTGCAACAGCAGCAGGACCTCTTTATGCAGCCTTTCCAGTTGCTGGTATTCTTTTAAAAAAGGGAACAAGTATATTTAATGTTCTTATCTTTATTGGAGCTTGGTCAACTATGAAGATACCTCTATTAATATTCGAATCAATTGCTTTAGGTTATAATTTTTCAATGTTACGTTTAGGAATTAATATTATTGGTATACCTTTAATAGCTTTTATAATAAATCTATTTTTAAAAGAGGAAGATAGAGAGGAGATATATCAATTAGCTCAAGAAAAAAACATTTAATTTAAAAGGACTAAATAAATCCCTTAATGATTTACTTAGTCCTTTTTAGCTATAATTACTCCAAGGAAACTATACCCCAAAATTTATCTTTAAAAAATATAAGGATATTTTTAATATCTAAGGGATTAAATTTAACTGTTACTGTTTCCCCTTCAAAATCTTTCAATCTTTCGTCACTATATATTAAATTATTAACCCTTATTGAGTTTCTAGTTACCTTCCTATTAACTTCCTGTAAAAAAATATCAAGATTCCTAATATAATTTAGACTTTCTAAAGAATCGTTATTATATATAAAATTATATTTAGGATTTTCAAGATAGACATATGAATTTAAAAACTCCTTTAACTCTTCATAAGATAATCTTTTCTCTCTTTCAGAATAAAATTTTTCAATATCTTCTATAAGATAATCTATAAATTTTAGTATCTCCTTATTCTCAGTAAAATATTCTGAAACCTTAATTCCTAATGTATCATAGATATTTTTTAGTATCTTTTTATTACTTATATTTTCAGAAGAGACTAAAATATCTTGTGGCTTGATATATTTATTATTAAAAATAGAGATCTTTAATAGTGTCTCTCTTATAAAAGCAAGTAACACATATAAATTTGATTGGGTATAATTTAATTCAAAACTTATAGGTTTCATATCTGCCACATCTAAAGATATAAGAAGCTGAGGGACAATTTTTTCATCCTCATTATCAGAAACTAAAATATATAGTGGTATCTCTAAAATCAAATATACTAAATTTTCTTTCTTTATTTTTTTCAAATGAAAAGAGGTAGTTTTATTAAAAAAACCATCAAGATTACTAACTATTCTATAAAAAGTTGGATAACTTATATTATATTTTGAAGATAGCTTTTTTACAAAAATAGAGTATAGTTGTGAAATCTTTGTTTCCTCACACTCACGACAAAACTCCTCTATAATTTTAATCCCTTTATTATCTACTTTTCTAAATGAATCTTTGTCGGTACGCTGTTTTTTATCTAACCCCAAAACTCCATTTTTTTTATAAGCATTAACCCATCTTTTAAGAGTAGCATAAGAGACCCCACTCTCCTCTTCGATAGTTTTTAACTTTTTTTCTTTTCTTAAAAAAGGCTCAATTATTTTGAAACGCTGTATCTGTAATTCTTTTTCTTTCTCCAATTTTTTGACTTCACCACACTTAAATAAATCATAGTATTAATTAGATAATACTATATTTATCAAAAAAAATCAACTTATTCTAATATAACATCTTCTAATTTAAAAAAGCTCATTTTATTCGAAAAAAACTTGACATTTTTTTAAAAAAAGATTATTATCAGAAATATAAAACAAAAACTTAAGGAGGAAGAAATGAAAATTTTTGCAGAAGTACAAAAAGTTGGAAAAGCTTTAATGACACCAGTTGCAATTCTTCCAGCAGCAGGACTATTTCTTGCTTTTGGAAATAAACTACAATATCCTTTAATGGAGCAAGCAGGACAGGTAATTTTTAGTAACCTTCCTTTACTTTTTGCAATAGGAGCAGCTATCGGTTTAGTTGGAGGAGATGGAGTTGCAGCTCTATCAGCAGTAGTAGCTATATTGATTATGAATACAACAATGGGAATTGTGTCAGGAGCAGCAGCAGGGTTAGCAGCTGGAGATGCCTCTTATGCTATGGTATTAGGGATTCCTACTCTACAAACAGGAGTGTTTGGAGGACTAATAGCAGGGGTTATAGCTGCTATCTGTTATAATAAATTTTATAAAACTGAATTACCTCAATTTTTAGGTTTCTTTGCTGGAAAGAGATTAGTTCCAATAGTTACAGCAATAATTGCTTTTTTAGTAGGTTTAGCAATGCCAATTATATGGCAACCTGTACAAACAGGGTTAGCTCATCTTTCATATCTTGCAAATGAAGTTAATACAAATGTATCAACTTTTATCTTTGGAGTAATTGAAAGAGCTCTTATTCCTTTTGGACTTCATCACATATTCTATGCACCTTTCTGGTATCAATTTGGTGAGTATACAAATAAGGCTGGAGAGATAGTTAATGGAGATCAAGCTATTTGGTTTGCTATGCTTAGAGATGGAGTTACTAATTTTTCAAGTACAACATATCAAGGAGCAGGAAAATTCTTAACAGGAAAATTTGTATTTATGATGTTTGGTTTACCAGCAGCAGCTCTTGCAATGTATCAAGAAGCTAGACCTGAAAATAAAAAAATTGTAGGGGGAATTCTTTTCTCTGGAGCTTTAACAGCATTTTTAACAGGGATTACAGAACCATTAGAGTTTTCATTCCTATTTGTAGCTCCTATTCTTTATGGAATTCACTGTATTTTTGCAGGACTTTCATTTATGTTAATGAATCTATTTAATGTAAGAATAGGTATGACTTTTTCAGGAGGGTTTATTGATTATATAGCTTTTGGAGTTTTACCAGGTACAACAGGTTTTGAAACTAATTGGTATATGGTAATTATTGTAGGACTATGTCTATCAGTAATCTACTATTTTGGTTTCAGATTTGCAATTAGAAAATTTAATCTAATGACTCCAGGAAGAGAAAAAGTTGAGACAAGTGAAGTTAAAAATGAAAAAGAGATTAAAAGTGATGAACTTGCAGTAGGGGTACTTGAAGCATTAGGTGGAAAGGATAACTTAATCTCTCTAGATGCTTGTATCACAAGATTGAGAGTAGAGGTAAAAGATACTAAAAATGTTAATGAGAATGCTTTAAAATCTCTAGGAGCTTCAGGGGTTTTAAAAGTGGGAAGTAACGGTGTTCAAGCTATTTTTGGAGCAAAGGCACAATTTATATGTAACGATCTTAAAAAAATAACAGGTATTTAAAAAAGGCTATAAGGGAAAAAGGGATTAGAAATAGAAAAAGAGTTGAAAAATCGAAAATGATTTAACAACTCTTTTTTATTTATCTCTCTACCCAATTAAATATACAATCTCTTGTTTTTTCAACAATCTCCTCATAACTCATGTCCTTTGGTTCAATTCTTTCAAAGAATCTAATCTCTACATTAGATGATTTAGGGAATTTAGAGTTTGAAGGGAATGCCTCAAAAGCTCCTTTAATTCCGAAAGGAACAATAGGTATATTTAACTCTTTAGCCAGTATAGCAAAAGCTTTTTTAAATTCTAACATCTTACCATCTCTAGTTCTAGCTCCTTCAGGGAATATAGCTACACTTTTTCCACTTCTCAATACCATAGCTAGAGTTTGAAGAACCTCTCCTAAATTTTTATTAATATCAACTAATATTACATTTGAATTCTCTCCAAGAGTTTTCATATACCCTTTTGAGAAATGTTTTACCTTAGCTAGATAATAAACATTGTTTAACACATTTGTAGGGACAACATGGTTAAACAAGAAAGCATCTAAGAAACTTTGATGATTTCCTGCATAGATAACAGGGTCAGTTGTAATATTCTCTGCTCCCTCTTTTTTAACTCTAATATACAATTTGAAAACTATCCATAAAATAGCTTTACCTATCTTTGTAACAATATTAGATTTTGGAAGCTCAACATCAATATCTTTATTTAGATACTCTTTCCAGTTTACCTCTTCAATTACATTTTCTCCTCTATTCTCCTTAATATATTCAGCTAATTTTTCAACTGTGGAGTTTTCGATTATAAGCTCTTCAGATGCTTTAATTCCAAATGTGCTTTCTAAATATGTTAAAAGTTCAACCATATCTAGTGAGTCCGTTCCTAAGTCTAGCTCAATATGTGCAAAAGGAGTTACAGGTTTTTTCTTAACTTTTACAAGATAATCTTTTAACATTGTATACTCTTCAAATTTTGGCTCTTCAATTACAATATTTTCATTATCCTTACCTTTTAACATCTCAGGTATCATAAATCTTCTAATTTTACCTATCTTAGTTTTTGGCATCTCCTCTTGAACAATTCTAATATCAAGAATTTTTTTGTAGTTAGGAGCTTTTCCATTATATGAGTCAATAACTCCCCATTTTAAAGTTTCCTTAATATTAGTAACTTTTTCCTCAGAGATCTTTTGGAAGTTAGGATAGATAACAGCTGTTAAAACTGAATCAATTTCAGCTACAACAATCTCTTGAATCAAGTTTGTTTTTCCCATTATCCATTGTTCTATCTCAATAGGGTTGATATTTTTACCATTAGATAAAACTATCATCTCTTTTTTTCTACCTGTAACATATAGGTAGTCATTTTTAATCTCTCCAAGATCCCCTGTGTGTATCCATCCATCTCTATCAATAGTTTCAGCAGTAGCCTCAGGTCTTTTGTAATATCCCTTCATTACATTTCTACCTCTAGCTATAATCTCTCCATCATCAGCTATTTTAACTTCAATTCCTGGTAAAATCTTACCTGCTGATCCTGGCATAATTTCATTTAACGGAGTAAAAGAGATCATAGGAGCAGTTTCAGTCATTCCATAACCTTCACAAATTTTTATACCTAAAGTAAGAAAATCTCTAGCAATTTTAGGATCTAATTTAGAACCTCCAGATACAAAAAATCTTAAATTTCCACCAAAATTATCATGAACTTTTTTAAATATCTTTCTACTAAAACTTATATTATTAATTTTTTCAGCTAGTTTAAATATACCTTTTGTTACTTTACTAGCATTTATTTTTTCCATAATTTTTTGATGTAGCATCTCCCAAAGTCTTGGAACACCTATCATCATAGTTACCTTATATTTTTGGAAGGCATCTACCATAGCTTGAGATGACATCTCTTTTAAAAATACAATAGTTGCTCCCTTAGCTAAAGGAATAACTCCTGATCCCAATAATGGAAAGATATGGTGCATAGGAAGAAGTGCTAAAACAATATCTTCTTGAACAAACATATTGTATTTATCAAGCCCTTCAACATTTATTAAAATATTATCAAATTTCAGCATTACACCTTTAGGATTTCCAGTAGTACCTGAAGTATAAAGCATAAGAGCCACATTTTCAGGAGCTGGAGCATTAATTACAAGCTCACCATCAAACTCTTTATCTGCTATTTCATCAACAACAGCTATCCCTAAAGTTTTTCCTGAAATTTCAAGAGCTTTTTGCACTTTTGGAAGATTTCCTTGAGATGTATAGATATATTTTGAGTCAGAATCATTTATATAGTAAACTAACTCCTCTCCACTAAGTGAAGCATCTAAACAAACACAAGTTCCTGATTTGTCCCATGTTCCTAAAAAAGAGTAAAGAAGCTCTGGTCTATTTTCCATAAATATTATAACCTTATCTTCATTCTCAATAGGAAACTCTTGAGAAAAGATCTTAGATTTTACAATAGCCTCTTTATAACTAATTTCTTTCCCATCATAAATTATTGCAGTTTTATTATAATCTTTTACAAACTTCAAAATATTCCCCCTAAAAATTACAAATGTTTTTACTATATTCTACCATTTACTACATAAAATTACAAATGTTTTTTATTGGAGAGATTACAAGCTATCTATTTCTACATTTAAAATCATTAATTTAGAAAATACACTAAATAATGATGATATTCTTATCTCTTTAATCCCTTTTAAGTATTCAGGAATAAACACTTTTATTCCATCAACTTCAATAATTTTATACTCAAAATTTTTATCTTTTAATTCTTGCATATCTTTTATGAATTCACCCTGAATTACATCACGACAGCCAGCTCACCCAAAGCTTTGAATCTCTTTTTTCAAAACAATTCCAATAAAATTGTTTTTCTTCACATATTTTATTACTTTTTCTTTAATCTCTATCATCTCTACCTCCTTTATTCTTTATTAAAATAGTATAGTTTTATTTTACCATTTTTTTTGAGAATTTTGAACTCTATCTCTTTAAACTATTGATACTAAAAGAAAAATAAAGTATAATAGTAGAAAAGAGATACATTTATTCTAAATTTATACTCAAAAAAATTTAAACAGGGGAAGAAATAATATATTACCTATGAAATAAAAAATTATTTTCATATACTTGAAGTGATAAAATATTTTATTTCAAAAATAGGGTTTACATATTTTAATTTTTGTATTATAATATATTGTTGAAAATTTATAAGTTTTAAAGGAGAATGAGATGGGAAGATTAATTGGAACTGTTTCAAGAGGGCTTCGTGCTCCTATTATTCATCAAGGAGATAAAATTGAAGATTTTGTTGTAGATGCTGTTTTAGCTGCTGTTGAAAGTGATGGAATCACTTTAAGAGACAGAGATATCGTAGCAATGACTGAGTCAATTGTTGCAAGAGCACAAGGAAACTATGCTTCAATAGATGACATTGCAGCTGATGTAAAAGCAAAATATGGAGATAACACAATAGGTGTAATATTCCCTATTTTAAGTCGTAACAGATTTTCAGTATGTTTAAAAGGAATAGCAAAAGGAGCTAAAAAAATAGTTTTAATGTTCAGCTATCCTTCTGATGAAGTTGGAAACCATTTTATTGATATGGAGCTTTTAGATGAGAAAGGTGTAAACCCTTGGAGTGATATTCTTACTGAAGCTGAATTTACTGAAAAATTTGGAAAACCTCTTCATGAATTTACAGGAGTAAACTATATTGAATATTACTCTGAACTTATTAAAGAACAAGGAGCAGAAGTAGAAGTAATTTTTGCTAATAACCCAACAGCAATCTTAAACTATACTGACTGTGTACTTAACTGTGATATTCATACTCGTTTCAGAACTAGAAAACTTCTTAGAAAAGCTGGAGCTAAAATTGTATTCGGAATGGATGAAATTTTAACTTCTTCTAATAATGGAAGTGGATACAATGCTGATTACGGACTATTAGGTTCAAATAAAGCAACTGAAGATAGTATCAAACTTTTCCCTCGTGATTGTATGGATACTGTTGCTACTATCCAAAAAATGTTCCTTGATAAAACAGGAAAACATATTGAAGTAATGGTTTATGGAGATGGAGCATTTAAAGATCCAGTTGGAAAAATTTGGGAACTTGCTGACCCAGTTGTATCACCAGGATATACTGCTGGACTTGAAGGAACACCAAACGAAATTAAATTAAAATATCTTGCTGACAACGATCTTGCAGGACTAACAGGAGAAGAATTAAATAAAGCTGTTGCTAATGCTATTAAAAACAAAGATGCTGATCTTAAAGGACAAATGATAACTCAAGGAACTACTCCTAGAAGACTTACTGACCTTATTGGATCACTTTGTGACTTAACTTCTGGAAGTGGAGATAAAGGAACACCTATTATTTTAATTCAAGGATATTTTGATAACTATATAGATGACTAATATTTTTTATACTACATCCAACATCTTAGGTAACTGAGATGAAGGATGTAGTTTTTTTATTATTAGTTATTGCAATCTGCTTCCTGTCAAGTACTCTATTTAATTATCAACATTTTTTTCTTTAAATTTCCTGTATTCTATTTGACTTCTATTCCCTAAATTTTGAGATTATATTAATTATCTATTTGTTTTTTCTACCAACACTATTTGACAAAGAGCCTTAATAGCTGAGTAGTTACAATTAATTAGTAATTATTATTAAACTTTTAAATAAATAAATTTTATCATAGAAAGTACTAATTTACAGAAATAAGTTCACACCCTCAATTTTTAGCTGATTTTTTATTTTTTGTAATCACATAGCTGAGTAGTTACGTCTTTTTTATATAAAATAAAAAAAGACCCAAGCCCATTTTTTTGAGCTCAAGTCTTAAAGTTTAATTTATAGCTAAGTAGCTACTTTTTTTTAATTATAGGATATAAATTTTTATATAAGTTATTTTTCTTCTCTTGTAGTTGTTGGAAGAATTCCTTCTACTTCTGAATGAGGTCTAGGAATTACATGTACAGATATTAATTCTCCAACACGTTGAGCTGCTGCTGCTCCTGCATCTGTAGCTGCTTTAACTGCTCCAACGTCTCCTCTAACC
It includes:
- a CDS encoding rhodanese-like domain-containing protein, with product MMDTLDDYIILDVRTELEFKYGHIPNAINIPNEEIGHFDPLNLENKSKPIFVYCRSGHRSLQASAKLALMGYDNIYEFGGIITWEYEITK
- a CDS encoding WYL domain-containing protein yields the protein MEKKIRVTLPKNIIKILESDCETFKVTKNYLLNYIFEHMREERLNDDTIFDGEKDIIQFNLNKSNFKIYYDFLCEKNIQIEADFFRKLLHKYTNQSRKNRELFVFKSVIERLEIGIKEKRKVKIHFNDKREVTILPFFIGSSKLELANYLFCYDFLENKYRNYHIYNIDTVFITREVQVWEDMEFVEKVILNFDPFLSQDKKIKAILTPEGERILKLLNINRPEIISKNNEFYEFQCSEEKAKRYFAYFLDEIEILEPQSLREWFKIKYTNAYKKYNL
- the bioB gene encoding biotin synthase BioB, giving the protein MKNFIKKLKEKILLGKKIDFKEAKKLIEIKIDDSENLNELFSSADEIREKFCGNSFDLCTIINAKSGKCSEDCKYCAQSSHFKTNTSVYPLVSENIALEEAKKVEAEGAHRFSLVTSGKGILDNSEELYKLENIYKKLKDETTLSLCASHGICSKEVLSKLKKAGVTTYHHNLEACADFYPNICSTHTHEDRVKTVLAAKEAGLKVCSGGILGLGETPIDRIKLAFELRELDIDSVPINILTPIPGTPLENSQEIEPLELVKTMAVFRFILPNKALRYAGGRVKLREFQSLGIRAGINSALTGNFLTTTGNTIESDKKMIRGEGYEIK
- the bioD gene encoding dethiobiotin synthase, translating into MKLSKGYFVIGTDTGIGKTYVSTLLFKGVSKIGGTYYKPVQSGAFEMFGKLVSPDVEFMCEFNKIPYNSEMTTYLLKPEVSPHLAAEIDDVEIDPEKIKSDWLELKERYSTVIVEGAGGLYVPIIRNRFYMYDLIKMLETPVILVSSNRVGTINHTMMTINCLKNMGIKVQGIIFNKIEKNFDRTGYENDNIKVIQDMSGIKNMMILDFEQESFDQEELIRFLELREEEK
- the bioA gene encoding adenosylmethionine--8-amino-7-oxononanoate transaminase, whose amino-acid sequence is MKELTELQQKDLQYIFHPCSQMKDYENLPPMVIKKAKGIYLEDELGNKYMDCVSSWWVNLFGHCNDRINKVIWEQINNLEHVLFVNFSHEPAIELVERLHKVVPKGIDKFLFADNGSSSIEMALKLSFQYHQQTGSKEKKKFVSLVNAYHGETIGALGVGDVDIFTSTYRPLIKEGIKAKGPDCFYCPFKKNFDCCEAECFSDMENIIENNHKEIAAVIIEPMVQGAAGMKIYSPKYIKKLREITKKYNIHLIADEIAMGFGRTGKMFAMEHAGVSPDIMCMAKGLSAGYYPMSIIGITNEIYDAFYCDYLEGKSFLHSHTYSGNPIGCRIAVEVLKIFEEEKILDVVAKKGEYLRKKATELFANHPNVGKYRQIGLIGALEFVKNKETKELFDSKERAGYEIYKIALKKGALLRPLGNIIYFMPPYIITEEEIDKMLMICKESIDEYLARKK
- a CDS encoding winged helix-turn-helix transcriptional regulator — protein: MVGGKWKPIILYYISINKVARHSELKRFIPSINERMLTRQLRELEEDKLINRKVYPVVPPKVEYTLTEHGETLIPILESLVKWGTGYANSIGVNNFKMEI
- a CDS encoding permease, whose translation is MIKKFLNRYKFFVILLIVNLILLFAAPEIGKKSFKITYDNLLEMLGVIPPIFILLGILDVWLKKETMIKYMGKESGIKGLLLSFIIGATAAGPLYAAFPVAGILLKKGTSIFNVLIFIGAWSTMKIPLLIFESIALGYNFSMLRLGINIIGIPLIAFIINLFLKEEDREEIYQLAQEKNI